One Cellulomonas sp. Y8 DNA segment encodes these proteins:
- a CDS encoding HIT domain-containing protein: MTAHDDGPGEPAVEDAAGLPGVPDGFGRLWTPHRMAYIGGENKPADGAEGDGCPFCRIPSLSDEDGLVVARGAVAYVVLNLYPYNGGHVLVVPYRHVADYTDLTGAEVAEVAELTRTAMRVLREVSGPHGFNLGMNQGAVAGAGIAAHLHQHVVPRWSGDSNFLPIVGRTRALPELLHDTRARLAAAWPAGDDRPAGDQKG, from the coding sequence GTGACGGCGCACGACGACGGCCCGGGGGAGCCGGCGGTGGAGGACGCCGCCGGCCTCCCCGGCGTGCCCGACGGCTTCGGCCGGCTGTGGACCCCGCACCGGATGGCCTACATCGGCGGGGAGAACAAGCCCGCCGACGGCGCCGAGGGCGACGGCTGCCCGTTCTGCCGGATCCCGTCGCTGTCCGACGAGGACGGCCTGGTCGTGGCGCGCGGCGCGGTCGCCTACGTCGTGCTCAACCTGTACCCGTACAACGGCGGCCACGTCCTGGTGGTCCCGTACCGGCACGTCGCCGACTACACGGACCTGACGGGCGCCGAGGTCGCGGAGGTGGCCGAGCTGACCCGCACCGCGATGCGCGTGCTGCGCGAGGTCAGCGGCCCGCACGGCTTCAACCTGGGGATGAACCAGGGCGCCGTCGCCGGCGCGGGGATCGCGGCGCACCTGCACCAGCACGTCGTGCCGCGCTGGTCGGGCGACAGCAACTTCCTGCCGATCGTCGGCCGCACCCGGGCGCTGCCGGAGCTCCTGCACGACACCCGGGCGCGCCTCGCGGCGGCCTGGCCGGCGGGCGACGACCGCCCGGCCGGCGACCAGAAGGGATGA
- a CDS encoding glycosyltransferase: MSAGTAVLASDLGAFRRVLDDGQAGALFRTGDSADLARVLVGLLSDGGERARIAAAGEAAVARYDWSTVTHQVLTVYEMAVEGSAAPVGEDPTSRRGARTALKRLRGDE; encoded by the coding sequence ATGAGCGCGGGCACCGCGGTGCTGGCGTCGGACCTCGGCGCGTTCCGGCGGGTGCTCGACGACGGGCAGGCCGGGGCGCTGTTCCGGACCGGCGACTCCGCCGACCTCGCGCGCGTGCTGGTCGGGCTGCTCTCCGACGGCGGGGAGCGGGCGCGGATCGCGGCGGCGGGCGAGGCCGCCGTGGCGCGGTACGACTGGTCGACGGTGACGCACCAGGTGCTGACCGTGTACGAGATGGCCGTCGAGGGCAGCGCGGCGCCGGTCGGCGAGGACCCGACCTCGCGGCGCGGTGCCCGGACGGCGCTGAAGCGCCTGCGGGGTGACGAATGA
- the pdxS gene encoding pyridoxal 5'-phosphate synthase lyase subunit PdxS yields MAEMLKGGVIMDVVTAEQAKIAEDAGAVAVMALERVPADIRAQGGVARMSDPDLIDGIVNTVSIPVMAKARIGHFVEAQVLQSLGVDYVDESEVLTPADYAHHIDKWQFTVPFVCGATNLGEALRRITEGAAMIRSKGEAGTGDVSNATTHMRTIRDEIRRLSSLPEDELFLAAKELQAPYDLVVEVARAGKLPVVLFTAGGIATPADAAMMRQLGAEGVFVGSGIFKSGNPAQRAAAIVKATTFYDDPDVIAKVSRGLGEAMVGINVDDVPVPHRLAERGW; encoded by the coding sequence ATGGCGGAGATGCTCAAGGGCGGCGTGATCATGGACGTGGTCACCGCCGAGCAGGCCAAGATCGCCGAGGACGCCGGCGCGGTCGCCGTCATGGCGCTCGAGCGGGTCCCGGCCGACATCCGCGCCCAGGGCGGCGTCGCGCGGATGAGCGACCCGGACCTCATCGACGGCATCGTCAACACCGTGTCGATCCCGGTCATGGCGAAGGCCCGCATCGGCCACTTCGTCGAGGCGCAGGTGCTGCAGAGCCTCGGCGTGGACTACGTCGACGAGTCCGAGGTACTGACCCCGGCCGACTACGCGCACCACATCGACAAGTGGCAGTTCACCGTGCCGTTCGTCTGCGGCGCGACCAACCTGGGCGAGGCGCTGCGCCGCATCACCGAGGGCGCGGCGATGATCCGCTCCAAGGGCGAGGCCGGCACCGGCGACGTGTCGAACGCGACCACCCACATGCGGACCATCCGCGACGAGATCCGCCGGCTGTCCTCGCTGCCCGAGGACGAGCTGTTCCTCGCCGCCAAGGAGCTGCAGGCGCCGTACGACCTCGTGGTCGAGGTGGCCCGCGCCGGCAAGCTGCCGGTCGTGCTGTTCACCGCGGGCGGCATCGCCACCCCGGCCGACGCGGCGATGATGCGCCAGCTCGGCGCCGAGGGCGTGTTCGTCGGCTCCGGCATCTTCAAGTCGGGCAACCCGGCGCAGCGCGCCGCGGCGATCGTCAAGGCCACCACCTTCTACGACGACCCGGACGTCATCGCGAAGGTGTCCCGCGGCCTCGGCGAGGCGATGGTCGGCATCAACGTGGACGACGTCCCGGTGCCGCACCGCCTGGCCGAGCGCGGCTGGTGA
- the pgsA gene encoding phosphatidylinositol phosphate synthase gives MLNGLRGAMTRLFTPVADALLKRGVSPDAVTITGTVAVVAAALWLFPAGHFLAASLVIAFFALTDSLDGVMARRAGRSGPWGAFLDSTLDRFGDAAIFSGLVLWFVHGSDSAWAGWGSGLALACLVLGAIVPYARARAEGLGMTAAVGIAERADRLATVLVATALVGVGVPEPVLVVVLGLLAVASFVTVVQRVLTVRRQALGAA, from the coding sequence GTGCTGAACGGACTGCGAGGAGCCATGACGCGGCTCTTCACCCCGGTGGCGGACGCGCTGCTCAAGCGCGGCGTCTCCCCGGACGCGGTGACCATCACCGGCACCGTCGCCGTCGTCGCGGCGGCCCTGTGGCTGTTCCCGGCGGGGCACTTCCTGGCGGCGAGCCTGGTCATCGCGTTCTTCGCGCTGACCGACAGCCTGGACGGGGTGATGGCGCGCCGCGCCGGCCGGTCCGGGCCGTGGGGCGCGTTCCTCGACTCGACGCTCGACCGGTTCGGCGACGCGGCGATCTTCTCCGGCCTCGTGCTGTGGTTCGTGCACGGCAGCGACTCGGCCTGGGCCGGCTGGGGCTCCGGTCTCGCGCTGGCGTGCCTGGTGCTCGGCGCGATCGTGCCGTACGCCCGGGCCCGCGCCGAGGGGCTCGGCATGACCGCGGCGGTCGGGATCGCCGAGCGCGCCGACCGGCTCGCGACGGTCCTGGTCGCGACGGCCCTCGTCGGGGTCGGCGTGCCCGAGCCCGTGCTGGTCGTGGTGCTGGGCCTGCTCGCCGTGGCGTCGTTCGTGACGGTCGTGCAGCGGGTGCTGACGGTCCGGCGCCAGGCGCTGGGGGCGGCGTGA
- a CDS encoding phosphatidylinositol mannoside acyltransferase, translating to MRRPQVDVARLFAFAWRVVGKVPDPVVRGAFRLVADVAWLRRGAGVRQLEANLGRVRPQARPEEVRRLSLLGMRSYMRYYGESFALVGAKPEQIDARVRLVDPGEVVATMNEGRMVVMALGHLGNWDLAGAWATRNLGRTVTVAERLKPEALFQEFLRFREGIGLEIIPLANGGGAGGGGVFRELVRAARQPTAGLIPLLADRDLTARGVEVDLFGERARVAAGPAALAVSTGAPLCATSITYERLTGARRRAAGTAWGVVIEFGRLLTVPDDVPKADRVAVLTQAWVDDLGRGIARAPQDWHMLQKVFVADLDPGRYAKTLAAEAGGAAR from the coding sequence GTGAGGCGCCCGCAGGTGGACGTCGCGCGGCTGTTCGCGTTCGCGTGGCGGGTCGTGGGCAAGGTCCCGGACCCGGTCGTGCGCGGTGCGTTCCGCCTGGTCGCCGACGTGGCGTGGCTGCGCCGCGGCGCGGGCGTCCGGCAGCTGGAGGCGAACCTCGGCCGGGTGCGGCCGCAGGCCCGCCCGGAGGAGGTCCGTCGGCTGAGCCTGCTCGGCATGCGGTCGTACATGCGGTACTACGGCGAGTCGTTCGCCCTGGTGGGCGCGAAGCCGGAGCAGATCGACGCGCGCGTGCGCCTGGTCGACCCGGGTGAGGTCGTCGCGACGATGAACGAGGGCCGGATGGTCGTCATGGCGCTCGGGCACCTGGGCAACTGGGACCTCGCCGGCGCCTGGGCCACCCGCAACCTCGGCCGGACGGTCACCGTCGCCGAGCGGCTCAAGCCCGAGGCGCTGTTCCAGGAGTTCCTCCGGTTCCGCGAGGGCATCGGGCTCGAGATCATCCCGCTGGCCAACGGCGGGGGTGCGGGCGGCGGCGGGGTGTTCCGTGAGCTGGTCCGCGCGGCCCGGCAGCCCACGGCGGGCCTGATCCCGCTGCTCGCCGACCGCGACCTCACCGCCCGCGGCGTCGAGGTCGACCTGTTCGGCGAGCGCGCGCGGGTCGCCGCCGGCCCGGCCGCGCTGGCGGTCTCCACGGGCGCCCCGCTGTGCGCCACCTCGATCACCTACGAGCGGCTCACGGGCGCGCGCCGCCGCGCCGCCGGGACCGCGTGGGGCGTCGTGATCGAGTTCGGCCGGCTGCTGACCGTGCCCGACGACGTGCCGAAGGCCGACCGGGTCGCGGTGCTGACCCAGGCCTGGGTCGACGACCTCGGCCGCGGCATCGCCCGGGCCCCGCAGGACTGGCACATGCTGCAGAAGGTGTTCGTCGCGGACCTCGACCCCGGGCGGTACGCGAAGACGCTCGCGGCGGAGGCCGGGGGAGCCGCGCGGTGA
- a CDS encoding NUDIX hydrolase: MTHPVPTDGPSTPAGAGGPSPSGAPVESSLGADWVLGEDGLRFRRAARVLLVDAEDRLLLVRGHDVDQPERSWWFTVGGGIDPGESAREAAVREVREETGLLLDDAALVGPVLTRSALFDFYAEHCRQDEEFFLARVADAVDTATIARDGWTEVELDVLDELRWWHLDELAAETREVFPEGLPDLVRPLLAGWDGSVRHLGLQRDD; the protein is encoded by the coding sequence GTGACCCACCCCGTGCCGACCGACGGCCCGTCGACCCCCGCGGGGGCCGGCGGGCCGTCGCCGTCGGGGGCGCCGGTGGAGTCCTCGTTGGGCGCCGACTGGGTGCTGGGGGAGGACGGCCTGCGGTTCCGCCGGGCCGCCCGCGTGCTGCTGGTCGACGCCGAGGACCGCCTGCTGCTGGTCCGTGGGCACGACGTCGACCAGCCCGAGCGGTCCTGGTGGTTCACCGTCGGCGGCGGGATCGACCCCGGGGAGTCCGCGCGCGAGGCGGCGGTGCGCGAGGTCCGGGAGGAGACCGGCCTGCTGCTGGACGACGCCGCTCTCGTGGGCCCGGTGCTGACCCGGTCCGCGCTGTTCGACTTCTACGCCGAGCACTGCCGCCAGGACGAGGAGTTCTTCCTGGCGCGGGTCGCCGACGCTGTGGACACCGCCACGATCGCGCGCGACGGCTGGACCGAGGTGGAGCTCGACGTGCTGGACGAGCTGCGCTGGTGGCACCTGGACGAGCTGGCCGCCGAGACGCGCGAGGTGTTCCCCGAGGGGCTGCCGGACCTCGTCCGGCCGCTCCTGGCGGGCTGGGACGGGTCCGTGCGGCACCTCGGTCTGCAGCGCGACGACTGA